The Chanos chanos chromosome 16, fChaCha1.1, whole genome shotgun sequence genome has a window encoding:
- the LOC115829731 gene encoding N-acetylmuramoyl-L-alanine amidase-like, translating to MESHWKLFLTLVVVAVSCYAEASIPKHMNNFIEVVEKFETENPELDPVAVVKALRRVAGLESPFIQRYLGVPTANFTLDSKLSSYIMTAMAHEVTDGGVENGVVFTQDGTTVALSPLLLGIEAGLQSTTPEHVEGIYPLTLGNTLALSFLYHNSRSSETQLLGTRGCWNHVASPEVYTLSDQPSLATDAMINGGIDGLILGLEIASPNSRPQKLSELLRSYYTHRLDERGLDGAPRLISQMRRTNFKDLLSVSLLKTQVKGSMARYGELHGEKAQENFDALVNTGIEEFIHTYATCPNIIARCTWGAKPFIGSPSYLSLPVSYVILHHTASPSQPCTSFDACAANMRSMQSYHQNTNGWSDIGYNFVAGGDGNMYEGRGWKWVGAHAYGWNSKSLGVSIIGDYTSRLPSSSTINMVRYQFSDCAKSGGRASYSYILYGHRQVDSTSCPGNSLFNEMKKWEHFRVREKVM from the exons ATGGAATCACACTGGAAACTGTTTCTGACACTGGTGGTGGTGGCTGTCAGCTGTTATGCTGAAG CTTCCATTCCCAAGCACATGAACAACTTCATCGAAGTGGTGGAGAAATTTGAGACCGAGAACCCAGAACTGGATCCCGTCGCCGTGGTGAAAGCTCTGCGCAGGGTGGCCGGCCTGGAGAGCCCCTTCATCCAGCGCTATCTGGGCGTGCCCACTGCAAACTTCACCCTGGACTCAAAGCTCTCCAGCTACATCATGACAGCCATGGCTCACGAGGTGACCGATGGTGGTGTGGAGAACGGTGTGGTCTTCACACAAGACGGCACCACCGTGGCTCTGTCCCCTCTTCTCCTGGGCATTGAGGCTGGCCTGCAGTCCACCACCCCAGAGCACGTGGAAGGCATTTACCCTCTCACCCTGGGTAACACCCTGGCTCTGTCCTTCTTGTACCACAACAGCAGATCCTCTGAGACACAGCTCCTGGGCACAAGAGGATGCTGGAACCACGTGGCCTCCCCAGAAGTGTACACTCTCTCCGACCAGCCTTCTCTGGCCACCGACGCTATGATCAATGGAGGAATCGACGGTCTGATCCTGGGTCTGGAGATCGCTTCTCCTAACTCTCGTCCCCAGAAGCTGAGCGAGCTGCTGAGGAGCTACTACACCCACCGCTTGGACGAGAGGGGACTGGACGGCGCCCCCAGACTGATCAGTCAAATGCGCCGCACCAACTTCAAGGATCTGTTGAGTGTGTCACTGCTGAAGACCCAGGTGAAGGGCTCCATGGCTAGATATGGGGAACTTCATGGGGAGAAGGCTCAGGAGAATTTCGATGCTCTGGTGAATACGGGAATTGAGGAGTTCATCCATACATATGCAA CCTGTCCAAACATCATTGCCAGGTGTACTTGGGGAGCTAAACCTTTCATCGGCTCACCCAGCTACCTGTCTCTTCCCGTGTCCTACGTCATCCTTCACCACACTGCCTCACCCAGTCAGCCCTGCACAAGTTTTGATGCCTGTGCTGCCAACATGAGGTCCATGCAGAGTTACCACCAGAACACCAATGGCTGGTCAGACATCGGCTACAA CTTTGTGGCAGGTGGTGATGGGAACATGTATGAGGGCCGTGGCTGGAAGTGGGTTGGAGCTCATGCCTATGGGTGGAACTCCAAGAGTTTGGGCGTCTCCATCATCGGAGACTACACCTCCAGACTGCCATCTTCAAGCACCATAAACATGGTGAGGTACCAGTTCTCAGACTGTGCCAAGAGCGGAGGGCGCGCAAGCTACAGCTACATCTTGTACGGACACAGACAGGTGGATTCCACCTCCTGCCCTGGAAATTCTCTTTTCAACGAGATGAAAAAATGGGAGCACTTCAGGGTAAGAGAGAAAGTCATGTGA
- the LOC115829733 gene encoding N-acetylmuramoyl-L-alanine amidase-like, whose translation MESHWKLFLTLVVVAVSCYAEASIPKHMNNFIEVVEKFETENPELDPVSVVKALRRVAGLESPFIQRYLGVPTANFTLDSKLSSYIMTAMAHEVTDGGVENGVVFTQDGTTVALSPLLLGIEAGLQSTTPEHVEGIYPLTLGNTLALSFLYHNSRSSETQLLGTRGCWNHVASPEVYTLSDQPSLATDAMINGGIDGLILGLEIASPNSRPQKLSELLRSYYTHRLDERGLDGAPRLISQMRRTNFKDLLSVSLLKTQVKSSMARYGELHGEKAQENFDALVNTGIEELIHTYATCPNIIARCTWGAKPFIGSPSYLSLPVSYVILHHTASPSQPCTSFDACAANMRSMQSYHQNTNGWSDIGYNFVAGGDGNMYEGRGWKWVGAHAYGWNSKSLGVSIIGDYTSRLPSSSTINMVRYQFSDCAKSGGRASYSYILYGHRQVDSTSCPGNSLFNEMKKWEHFRVREKVM comes from the exons ATGGAATCACACTGGAAACTGTTTCTGACACTGGTGGTGGTGGCTGTCAGCTGTTATGCTGAAG CTTCCATTCCCAAGCATATGAACAACTTCATCGAAGTGGTGGAGAAATTTGAGACCGAGAACCCAGAACTGGATCCCGTCTCCGTGGTGAAAGCTCTGCGCAGGGTGGCCGGTCTGGAGAGCCCCTTCATCCAGCGCTATCTGGGCGTGCCCACTGCAAACTTCACCCTGGACTCAAAGCTCTCCAGCTACATCATGACAGCCATGGCTCACGAGGTGACCGATGGTGGTGTGGAGAACGGTGTGGTCTTCACACAAGACGGCACCACCGTGGCTCTGTCCCCTCTTCTCCTGGGCATTGAGGCTGGCCTGCAGTCCACCACCCCAGAGCATGTGGAAGGCATTTACCCTCTCACCCTGGGTAACACCCTGGCTCTGTCCTTCTTGTACCACAACAGCAGATCCTCTGAGACACAGCTCCTGGGCACAAGAGGATGCTGGAACCACGTGGCCTCCCCAGAAGTGTACACTCTGTCCGACCAGCCTTCTCTGGCCACCGACGCTATGATCAATGGAGGAATCGACGGTCTGATCCTGGGTCTGGAGATCGCTTCTCCTAACTCTCGTCCCCAGAAGCTGAGTGAGCTGCTGAGGAGCTACTACACCCACCGCTTGGACGAGAGGGGACTGGACGGCGCCCCGAGACTGATCAGTCAAATGCGCCGCACCAACTTCAAGGATCTGTTGAGTGTGTCACTGCTGAAGACCCAGGTGAAGAGCTCCATGGCTAGATATGGGGAACTTCATGGGGAGAAGGCTCAGGAGAATTTCGATGCTCTGGTGAATACGGGAATTGAGGAGCTCATCCACACATATGCAA CCTGTCCAAACATCATTGCCAGGTGTACTTGGGGAGCTAAACCTTTCATCGGCTCACCCAGCTACCTGTCTCTTCCCGTGTCCTACGTCATCCTTCACCACACTGCCTCACCCAGTCAGCCCTGCACAAGTTTTGATGCCTGTGCTGCCAACATGAGGTCCATGCAGAGTTACCACCAGAACACCAATGGCTGGTCAGACATCGGCTACAA CTTTGTGGCAGGTGGTGATGGGAACATGTATGAGGGCCGTGGCTGGAAGTGGGTTGGAGCTCATGCCTATGGGTGGAACTCCAAGAGTTTGGGCGTCTCCATCATCGGAGACTACACCTCCAGACTGCCATCTTCAAGCACCATAAACATGGTGAGGTACCAGTTCTCAGACTGTGCCAAGAGCGGAGGGCGCGCAAGCTACAGCTACATCTTGTACGGACACAGACAGGTGGATTCCACCTCCTGCCCTGGAAATTCTCTTTTCAACGAGATGAAAAAATGGGAGCACTTCAGGGTAAGAGAGAAAGTCATGTGA